The Herbiconiux sp. SALV-R1 nucleotide sequence CGCATCCACCCCGTAGGTGTTCAGGATGAAGTCGTGGTTGCGCTGGAGCTGGTCGATGACGCCGGCGTCGCTCTGGCTGGTGAGGTCGACGTGGTCGAAGGTGTGGTTGCCGAGCTGGATCTGCCCCGACTGCACGAGCGGGCGCAGGAGGTCGGCGTTCTGCGTCCACCCGCCGTAGGTGCCGTTGAGGAAGAAGGTGAGGCGCGTGCCCGTCGCCGCCGCGAACTCGGTGTAGAGGCGGATGACGTCGGCGTTCGACCCGTCGTCGACCGTCCACGCGAGCAGGTTGCCCTGGCCGGGGAGCTCGGTGATCGCGCCGGCGGGGAGGGCGACCTTCTCGATCGGCGGGAGCGCCGGGGTGGGCTCGGGGGTGGGCGTGGGAGTCGGGGTCGGCGTTTCGGTCGGGGTGGGGGTCGCGGTGGCTGTGTGGGTTACCGCCGCGACAGGGGTCGCGCTCGCCGTGGCCGACCCGGCCGGCGCGCTGATGGGCGATCGGGGGGCCGCCGCGCTCGACACCGCGGCGAACACACCGCCTCCCGCCGCGACCGCTCCGGCACCCACGATGCCCAGGAAGAGCCGCCTGTCGATGCCCGCTACTGCCGCCCGCGATGACTCCGCCGCGTGCTTCGGGGCGGATCGTTCATGCCTCGGCGTCACGTGCATCCTTCGTCTCGCGTCGACGAGGGTTCCGTCAACTCGACATTTGACGATATGTGTTTCGTGTGAATCGCCGCTACCACGCTTTCGGGTGTCAGGGCAGGCGGATGCTGTGCTCGCGGTATCGACGTATGGTTCCACCCATGAGCAGCGAACTCGACGATCCCACCCAGCGCCCGCAGACCCTCCAGCGCCCGCAGGGTGGCGTGAACCCCATCGCGATCGTCTCGCTGCTCGCCGGCGTCGCGGCGATCGTGCTGCTCGCGGCGGGCATCCCCACCTGGATCCCGCTGTGGTTCGCCGCCATCGGGCTCTTCCTGGCGATGATCTCAGTGCTCGGCTCCCGGCCGTCGGCCGCGCGGTGGGTGAGCACGATCGCCATCGCCGTGTCGGTCGTGCCGTTCGTGATGATGCCGTTCTACATCACGACGTAGAGCTCGCGACGCGCAGGCGGATTCGCCGTGCGAAGGCGGGGCACCCGGCAGCGTCGAGTGCGCTTGCCAGCGGGTGCATCTGTTTGCCGGCCAGTCGCTCGCGGATGCGCCCGTCGTCGCGCTGCCGTGCCACGACGCGACCCACCGCGAGCGCATCGCTGTCGTCGACGAGCGTGAAGAAAGCGTCAGCACCCATGACGTCGAAGGGCAGGTCGTCGGGGTGACCGAAGGGGCGTGGGTCATCGGTGAGCACGATGTCGCTGCGTGCACCCAGGGCCGCGGCGTGCAGGTGGCGTTCGTGGGGGTCGCCGCCTGCGGCGTCGCCCGAGGCGTCGACCTCGGTGAGCACCTCGTCGAAGTTCTCGAGGAGCGTGCGGTGCAGCCGGTCGAGCATCTGCTCGTCGACACCCGGGTGCGCGAGGCGGGTGGCCTCGATCGCCTCGGCGACCACGACGACGGTCGAGTGCAACTGGAACAGGTCGCGCGTCTCGTTGCGCAGCAGGAACAGCCAATCGCGCGCCGTTCGGTTGAACAGGAGGGTGCTGTCGGGAAGAACGCGGAGGGTCATTCCGTGATCATAGCTGAGGAATATTCAGGTCTGCGACGGTTCGAACGCGTCGTCAGCGCGACGCAGTTCGTCGAAGGCGGCCGACCGTCGAGCGTCGCGCTCGACCTTCAGGTCGAGGATGTCGCGGGTTGCGAAGCGCGCGTGCGAGCCGACCCGGGTGACGTGGAGTCTCTGCTGGTCGACCAGCTTCATGAGGGTCGGCCGCGAGACACCGAGCATGTCGGCGGCGGCGCTGCTCGTGAGCTGCTCGGGCAGGGTGGAGACGGTCACCGGGCCCCGGGTCGCGCGGTCGAGGATGTCGAGGAGCGTCTGCGCCAGCTCAGGATCGACCTCGACGTGCCCGCCGTCGTCGAGCGTCAGGGTCGCCTGGGCGACCCGACTCTCGGCCACGGCGGCGAGCAGGTGCCGGGTTTCGGCCTCGAGGCGGTCGTCGAGAGCGATCGTGCCGCGAGTGAGCAGTTCTGACGCCATGGGTCGACGGTAGCGGGTTGCACTTACAAGTGCAACCGAACACCGCGAAGACGAGATCAGAGGTTGTCGAGAAGACCGGCGCGCCGGAGGTAGTCGGCCCGGTCGGAGTTGCGGGGCAGCGGTCGCGTGGGCGGGTCTCCCGCAGCGCGGCCGCCGGCGGTGGGAACCTCGGCGGTGTCGCGGAACAGGTCGGCCAGTTCGTCGGTGGCGTCCCGGTCCCCGGGCCGGGTGGCGGATGCACCGCTCAGCAGGGCGTCGAAACGAGCGGTCTCCGCGAGGTCGCTCGCCGCTGACTCGGAACGGCTCGGGGCGAATCGGGCGGGCCACTCGATCTCCCGCGCCTCGGGCGCGGTGCGGCTGCCCGCCGCGGGCCGCGAGAACGGCCACCGCTTCGTGCGCGGCTCGGAGGCGGCACCGGCGTCCGGCGCGCCCAGCGCACCCGCCGCGGAGCCCTCCGCCGACTCGAGCTCGCGCTCCCACTCCTCCATTCGCGCGGCTGCCCGCGCCCCCGCGTACGACCCCCACACCTCGAGCGCCCGCGAGATCACGGCCTCCTGCTGCTCCAGCACGGCGGCGTTGATCCGCTTGCCGAACTCCAGCTGCTGTTCGGCCCGGTCGGACGCCACCGACACCTGCACCGACGCCTCGGCCTCGATCGCCCGCGCCCTCTCGCGAGCCCAGATCTCACCGCCCGACACCTCGCTGTCTTCACGCACGTCGAGCATCCGGTCGTAGGCGGTGGGCGCACCGAGGTTCGACAGCACTTTCACGATCACGGGCAGCAGTTCGATGCACACGAACAGCAGGGCGATCATGATGTGCGCCACGTTCAGCAGTGCGTTCTTCTCGCCGAGGCGGAACAGCGCATCCAGCCGCGACAGCAGTCCCGCACTGTTGTCCACGGCGTTCTCGTAGGCCGCCTGCTCGGCGGCGCGCTGCTCCTGCGCGGTGGCGAGCGTCGCCTTGTCGGCGGCGAGCTGGTCTTGTGCAGCCGACAGCCGGCTCTGAGCGGATGCTTCGAGGTTCGTCTGCGCCTCCGCGAGCGCCGTGGCTTCCGCCTGCTTGGCGGCGTCGAGCCGCGTCTCGGCGGCCTGGAGGGCGGCGAGCTTCGACGCGGTGACCGGCCCGTCGCCGCGCACGCCCGTGCCCCCGCTCCCGTCGATCTCGGCGAGGTAGGCGGCCTGGGCGGCGTCGTAGGCGGCCTGCGCCGACGCCGTCGCGGCCTGTGCCGCCGCGTAGTTCGGGTCGGCCGAGAGATCGGTCTGCAGTCCCTTGTCGACGATCGCCTGGTTCGCCGCGATCGACTCCTCGAGCCCTGGAATGGCGGCGAACCGCGGGTCAGACGCCATCCGCTCCTCGAACGCCGCCTTCTCCTCGGCCTGCATCACCTGGATCTCGGAGTTGATCTCGGCCGCGAAGATCTGCAGCGTCAGCGGCGTCGAGATGACCGTTCCGATGATGAGCGCGAGCGCCACACGCGGAATCGCGAGCCCGATGTTGCGCGCCACGCCCTTCTGCTTCGCCATGCCGATGATGAGCAGCCGGTCGAGATTCAGGATGATGACGCCCCAGAACACCCCCACGATGATCGCGACCGCGAGCGGCGCCCCCACCGCCATCGACAGCGCGAACGCCGCCGACACCGCACTGAGCAGCGCCGTGCTGAGAATGACGCCACCCATCGCGACGAACCGCGCCCGGTCGCCGGGAGTGTCGGCGAGCACATCGAGC carries:
- a CDS encoding polysaccharide deacetylase family protein; this translates as MTPRHERSAPKHAAESSRAAVAGIDRRLFLGIVGAGAVAAGGGVFAAVSSAAAPRSPISAPAGSATASATPVAAVTHTATATPTPTETPTPTPTPTPEPTPALPPIEKVALPAGAITELPGQGNLLAWTVDDGSNADVIRLYTEFAAATGTRLTFFLNGTYGGWTQNADLLRPLVQSGQIQLGNHTFDHVDLTSQSDAGVIDQLQRNHDFILNTYGVDARPYFRPPYGYHDARVDRLAASIGYTCPALWYGSLSDSGLITEQQVIDFATQWFLPQHIVIGHLNYLPVTNVFPQLSALLTERGLRTVTLDDVFLR
- a CDS encoding PIN domain-containing protein; translation: MTLRVLPDSTLLFNRTARDWLFLLRNETRDLFQLHSTVVVVAEAIEATRLAHPGVDEQMLDRLHRTLLENFDEVLTEVDASGDAAGGDPHERHLHAAALGARSDIVLTDDPRPFGHPDDLPFDVMGADAFFTLVDDSDALAVGRVVARQRDDGRIRERLAGKQMHPLASALDAAGCPAFARRIRLRVASSTS
- a CDS encoding helix-turn-helix domain-containing protein gives rise to the protein MASELLTRGTIALDDRLEAETRHLLAAVAESRVAQATLTLDDGGHVEVDPELAQTLLDILDRATRGPVTVSTLPEQLTSSAAADMLGVSRPTLMKLVDQQRLHVTRVGSHARFATRDILDLKVERDARRSAAFDELRRADDAFEPSQT
- a CDS encoding DUF4407 domain-containing protein, with the translated sequence MARRYNSNPVSNAMAWLGGARLDVLADTPGDRARFVAMGGVILSTALLSAVSAAFALSMAVGAPLAVAIIVGVFWGVIILNLDRLLIIGMAKQKGVARNIGLAIPRVALALIIGTVISTPLTLQIFAAEINSEIQVMQAEEKAAFEERMASDPRFAAIPGLEESIAANQAIVDKGLQTDLSADPNYAAAQAATASAQAAYDAAQAAYLAEIDGSGGTGVRGDGPVTASKLAALQAAETRLDAAKQAEATALAEAQTNLEASAQSRLSAAQDQLAADKATLATAQEQRAAEQAAYENAVDNSAGLLSRLDALFRLGEKNALLNVAHIMIALLFVCIELLPVIVKVLSNLGAPTAYDRMLDVREDSEVSGGEIWARERARAIEAEASVQVSVASDRAEQQLEFGKRINAAVLEQQEAVISRALEVWGSYAGARAAARMEEWERELESAEGSAAGALGAPDAGAASEPRTKRWPFSRPAAGSRTAPEAREIEWPARFAPSRSESAASDLAETARFDALLSGASATRPGDRDATDELADLFRDTAEVPTAGGRAAGDPPTRPLPRNSDRADYLRRAGLLDNL